The following are encoded in a window of Amphibacillus xylanus NBRC 15112 genomic DNA:
- the rplA gene encoding 50S ribosomal protein L1 yields MAKKSKKQQEALKSFDRTKAYGVEEALKLVKENATAKFDETIEVAFRLGVDPKKADQQLRGATVLPHGTGKTQTVLVFAKGDKAKEAEAAGADFVGDEELINKINQGWLGFDVIVATPDMMAEVGKLGRVLGPKGLMPNPKTGTVTFEVEKAINDIKAGKVEYRVDKQSNVHVPIGKASFELNKLEENLRAIADVIIKAKPQSAKGIYLRNISVTSTMGPGVKVDTSAF; encoded by the coding sequence ATGGCTAAAAAATCAAAGAAACAACAAGAAGCTTTGAAATCATTTGACCGTACTAAAGCTTACGGTGTTGAAGAAGCTCTTAAATTAGTTAAAGAAAATGCAACAGCTAAATTCGATGAGACAATCGAAGTAGCATTCCGTTTAGGTGTTGATCCTAAGAAAGCTGATCAACAACTACGTGGAGCAACTGTGTTGCCACACGGAACAGGTAAAACACAAACTGTTCTTGTATTTGCTAAAGGTGATAAAGCTAAAGAAGCAGAAGCAGCTGGAGCTGATTTTGTTGGAGATGAAGAGCTTATCAATAAAATTAACCAAGGTTGGTTAGGTTTCGACGTTATCGTTGCTACACCAGACATGATGGCTGAAGTAGGTAAATTAGGTCGTGTTCTAGGACCTAAAGGCTTAATGCCAAACCCTAAAACAGGAACTGTAACGTTCGAAGTTGAAAAAGCAATTAACGATATTAAAGCTGGTAAAGTAGAATATCGTGTTGACAAACAGTCAAACGTTCATGTGCCAATTGGTAAGGCTTCATTTGAATTAAACAAATTAGAAGAAAACCTTAGAGCAATTGCTGATGTGATTATTAAAGCAAAACCTCAATCTGCAAAAGGTATTTATTTACGTAACATCTCAGTGACATCTACAATGGGTCCTGGTGTTAAAGTAGATACATCTGCATTTTAG
- the sigH gene encoding RNA polymerase sporulation sigma factor SigH — MTQGEFGLEKQHYCVNSKSPCFDQLDDRELIMLIRQGDGQALDFLIRKYRTFVRIKASTYFLIGADHEDIVQEGMIGLYKAVRDFKDSHGTSFRAFADLCVTRQILTAIKAATRQKHIPLNSYVSLDKPIYDEESDRTLLDVLTNVEQIDDPEQLIINREKQGLLEEKLIKLLSRFECDVLYLYLDGRTYQEISEELNRHIKAIDNALVRVKRKLERYLNLAEMKL; from the coding sequence GTGACTCAGGGGGAGTTTGGGTTGGAGAAACAGCATTATTGTGTGAACAGTAAATCGCCATGCTTTGACCAGCTTGATGACAGAGAACTTATCATGCTTATTCGCCAAGGAGACGGACAAGCATTGGATTTCTTGATTCGAAAATACCGAACTTTCGTGCGTATAAAGGCGAGTACTTACTTTTTGATTGGCGCAGATCATGAGGATATTGTCCAAGAAGGTATGATTGGATTATATAAAGCTGTACGTGATTTCAAAGACTCGCATGGTACGTCTTTCCGTGCCTTCGCCGACCTTTGTGTAACCAGACAGATCCTAACAGCTATCAAAGCTGCTACTAGGCAAAAACATATCCCGCTTAACTCATATGTTTCATTAGATAAGCCGATTTATGATGAAGAATCCGATCGGACGTTGCTAGATGTTCTAACAAATGTTGAGCAAATTGATGATCCGGAACAATTAATTATAAATCGTGAGAAGCAAGGTCTATTAGAGGAAAAGCTCATTAAACTATTAAGTCGATTTGAATGTGATGTTCTTTACCTCTACTTAGACGGCCGTACATATCAGGAAATATCAGAAGAGCTCAACAGACATATAAAAGCAATTGATAATGCTCTTGTACGTGTAAAAAGAAAACTTGAACGCTATTTAAATCTTGCGGAAATGAAATTATAG
- the rpmG gene encoding 50S ribosomal protein L33 yields the protein MKKKRALACEECGSRNYYTDKNAGTTERLELKKFCKKCNLHTLHRETK from the coding sequence ATGAAAAAGAAACGAGCACTAGCATGTGAAGAATGTGGAAGCCGAAACTATTATACTGATAAAAATGCGGGCACCACTGAGCGGTTAGAACTTAAAAAATTCTGCAAAAAATGTAACTTACATACGTTACATCGTGAAACTAAGTAA
- a CDS encoding Mini-ribonuclease 3 has product MKLNEVRQMKSLALAYMGDAIYEVHVRDYLIRHHYAKVNDLHQAAIKYVSAKAQAKVLREWLDSGILDEEELSIVRRGRNAKAGSVPKNTDVMTYRYSTAFEALLGFLYYAKYEQRLQELMQLAINSVEKGRQ; this is encoded by the coding sequence ATGAAGTTGAATGAAGTTAGACAGATGAAAAGTCTTGCCCTTGCTTATATGGGTGATGCTATTTACGAAGTGCATGTACGTGATTATTTAATCAGACATCATTACGCAAAAGTAAATGATCTTCATCAAGCAGCAATTAAATACGTATCAGCTAAAGCACAAGCAAAGGTTTTAAGAGAATGGCTTGATTCAGGAATTCTTGATGAAGAGGAACTATCAATTGTTAGAAGAGGCCGCAATGCTAAAGCGGGTTCAGTACCTAAAAATACAGATGTAATGACATATCGTTACAGTACTGCTTTTGAAGCATTGTTAGGATTTCTATATTATGCAAAATATGAACAACGATTACAAGAATTGATGCAACTAGCTATTAACAGTGTGGAGAAAGGAAGGCAATAA
- the rplK gene encoding 50S ribosomal protein L11 gives MAKKVIKVVKLQIPAGKANPAPPVGPALGQAGINIMGFCKEFNAQTQDQAGLIIPVEISVFEDRSFTFITKTPPAAVLLKKAAGIETASGEPNRNKVATVKRAQVREIAELKMPDLNAADVEAAMQMVEGTARSMGITIED, from the coding sequence GTGGCTAAAAAAGTAATTAAAGTTGTAAAACTACAAATCCCAGCAGGTAAAGCAAACCCAGCACCACCAGTTGGACCAGCATTAGGTCAAGCAGGTATTAATATCATGGGTTTCTGTAAAGAATTTAACGCTCAAACTCAAGATCAAGCTGGTTTGATTATTCCGGTAGAAATTTCGGTTTTTGAGGACCGTTCGTTTACATTTATTACAAAAACTCCACCAGCTGCTGTATTACTTAAGAAAGCAGCGGGGATTGAAACTGCATCAGGTGAGCCAAACCGTAATAAGGTAGCTACAGTTAAGCGTGCACAAGTACGTGAAATCGCAGAACTGAAAATGCCAGATTTAAACGCGGCTGATGTTGAAGCAGCTATGCAGATGGTTGAAGGTACCGCACGTAGTATGGGTATCACAATCGAAGATTAA
- the radA gene encoding DNA repair protein RadA: MAKKKTSFVCRECGYESPKWMGKCPTCQQWNTLEEELVIKTSTKHRGLGQQSGQKPEKITAIETKEEPRMKTDMPELNRVLGGGVVPGSLVLIGGDPGIGKSTLLLQITNQLANKGNPVLYISGEESVRQTKLRADRLDVSSDQLYVLSETNMSIISAQIDQLNPSLVVIDSIQTVFKDEVTSAPGSVSQVRECTGELMRIAKTKHIPIFIVGHVTKEGAIAGPRMLEHMVDTVLYFEGERHHSYRILRGVKNRFGSTNEMGIFEMKESGLHEVLNPSEIFLEERSQGVAGSTVVASMEGTRPVLVEIQSLISPTSFGQARRMATGIDHNRVPLLMAVLEKRVGLLMQNQDAYVKVAGGIKLDEPAIDLAVAISIASSFKGKACSPYDVLIGEVGLTGEIRRVSRIEQRIQEANKLGFKRVIIPARNLDGLQIPDSIEVIGVNSIQEAMKISIIE; the protein is encoded by the coding sequence TTGGCTAAAAAGAAGACAAGCTTCGTATGTAGAGAATGTGGCTATGAGTCACCTAAGTGGATGGGAAAGTGCCCTACCTGTCAACAGTGGAATACTTTAGAAGAAGAATTGGTCATTAAAACATCAACGAAGCATCGAGGGTTAGGACAACAAAGTGGCCAAAAGCCAGAAAAGATAACAGCAATTGAAACTAAAGAAGAGCCTAGAATGAAAACTGATATGCCTGAGTTAAATCGAGTATTAGGTGGAGGTGTCGTTCCCGGTTCACTAGTTTTAATCGGTGGTGACCCAGGGATAGGAAAGTCAACGCTCCTTTTACAGATTACAAATCAATTAGCTAATAAAGGTAATCCTGTCCTCTACATCTCTGGAGAGGAATCTGTTCGACAGACAAAATTACGAGCAGACCGGCTTGATGTTAGTTCAGATCAGTTATATGTGTTATCTGAAACAAACATGAGCATAATCTCAGCACAAATTGATCAACTAAATCCCTCTTTAGTCGTAATTGACTCGATTCAAACTGTATTTAAAGATGAGGTCACAAGTGCACCTGGAAGTGTTTCACAAGTTCGAGAGTGCACGGGTGAACTAATGCGCATAGCGAAAACAAAGCATATCCCTATTTTTATTGTTGGTCACGTTACGAAGGAAGGCGCAATTGCAGGACCTAGAATGCTTGAGCATATGGTAGATACAGTGCTTTACTTCGAAGGTGAAAGACATCATAGCTATCGAATTTTACGCGGTGTAAAGAACCGATTTGGTAGTACAAATGAGATGGGTATTTTTGAAATGAAGGAATCTGGTCTTCATGAGGTATTAAATCCATCAGAGATATTTTTAGAAGAGCGATCACAAGGTGTAGCTGGATCTACTGTTGTTGCATCAATGGAAGGGACAAGACCTGTACTTGTTGAGATTCAGTCGTTAATTTCCCCGACCAGCTTTGGCCAAGCTAGACGAATGGCAACTGGTATTGACCATAATCGAGTACCTCTGCTTATGGCTGTATTAGAAAAACGAGTAGGATTACTTATGCAAAATCAAGATGCTTACGTCAAAGTTGCTGGGGGTATTAAACTAGATGAGCCAGCAATAGATTTAGCAGTAGCGATTAGTATAGCATCAAGCTTTAAAGGTAAGGCATGTTCACCTTATGATGTATTAATTGGAGAGGTTGGCTTAACTGGTGAGATACGTCGTGTGTCTCGAATTGAACAACGTATCCAAGAGGCAAATAAATTAGGATTTAAACGAGTGATTATCCCAGCCCGAAATTTAGATGGTCTACAAATACCAGATTCTATAGAGGTCATCGGTGTTAACTCTATTCAAGAAGCAATGAAAATTTCAATTATAGAATAG
- a CDS encoding NYN domain-containing protein yields the protein MDVLLVDGYNIIGDWDELKRLRDIDLDQARQLLIERMAEYQAYLGIRVIIVFDAYEVKGVEAKDKQYNVEIIYTKEKETADQCIERLVKQIINVQTKVYVATSDFVEQRTIFQQGAYRKSARELEIEVNQLKNEINYDIKSFEIEKKGRSLPINQDILAQLEKMRRGSR from the coding sequence ATGGATGTATTATTAGTAGACGGATATAACATTATTGGTGATTGGGACGAGCTAAAGAGACTACGTGATATTGACCTTGACCAAGCGAGACAACTATTGATTGAGAGAATGGCGGAATACCAAGCGTATCTTGGTATTCGTGTCATTATCGTATTTGATGCTTATGAAGTAAAAGGTGTTGAAGCAAAGGATAAGCAATATAATGTTGAAATCATTTATACAAAAGAAAAAGAAACGGCTGATCAATGTATTGAGCGATTAGTTAAGCAAATTATCAATGTCCAAACAAAGGTATATGTGGCTACTAGTGATTTTGTTGAACAACGAACTATTTTTCAACAGGGTGCCTATCGAAAGTCCGCTAGAGAATTAGAAATTGAAGTCAATCAATTAAAAAATGAAATTAATTATGATATAAAGTCCTTTGAAATCGAAAAAAAGGGTCGATCACTACCGATAAATCAAGATATATTAGCTCAACTAGAGAAAATGAGACGTGGAAGTCGATAA
- the secE gene encoding preprotein translocase subunit SecE — protein MKAVSFLKNVSREMKKVSWPGKEELYRYTVTVVVTVVLMALFFTIVDLGITQLLNLFFD, from the coding sequence GTGAAAGCTGTATCATTTTTAAAAAATGTTTCTCGAGAAATGAAAAAAGTTTCTTGGCCAGGTAAAGAAGAACTATATCGTTATACTGTAACTGTTGTTGTAACTGTTGTTTTAATGGCATTATTTTTTACAATTGTTGATTTAGGTATTACTCAACTTTTAAATCTTTTTTTTGATTAG
- the nusG gene encoding transcription termination/antitermination protein NusG, which produces MEKQWYVVHTYSGYENKVKTNLEKRLASMGMEDKIFRILVPEEEETEMKQGKKKVSMKKVFPGYVLAEMIMTDDSWYVVRNTPGVTGFVGSAGSGSKPTPLLPEEAEAILKRMGMKETEIEVDFEVGESINVVDGPFSNFTGAIEQIDVDRQKVKVLVNMFGRETPVELDFSQIEKL; this is translated from the coding sequence ATGGAAAAACAGTGGTATGTCGTGCATACGTACTCAGGTTATGAAAATAAGGTTAAAACAAACCTTGAAAAAAGGTTAGCCTCAATGGGTATGGAAGATAAAATTTTTCGTATCCTAGTTCCTGAGGAAGAAGAAACAGAGATGAAACAAGGCAAGAAAAAAGTCTCAATGAAAAAAGTATTCCCGGGCTATGTCCTAGCAGAAATGATTATGACAGATGACTCTTGGTATGTTGTTCGGAATACACCGGGGGTAACTGGCTTTGTAGGTTCAGCAGGTTCAGGTTCTAAACCAACACCACTATTACCCGAGGAAGCGGAAGCAATACTTAAACGAATGGGTATGAAGGAAACTGAGATTGAAGTAGACTTTGAAGTTGGTGAGTCAATCAATGTTGTTGATGGACCATTTAGTAACTTTACTGGTGCAATTGAACAAATTGATGTAGATCGTCAAAAAGTCAAAGTATTGGTTAACATGTTTGGCCGTGAAACACCAGTTGAGTTAGACTTCTCGCAGATTGAAAAGCTATAA
- the cysS gene encoding cysteine--tRNA ligase, which produces MTIKVYNTLTRQKEVFKSIEPNKVKMYVCGPTVYNYIHIGNARPAIVFDTVRRYLEYKGYEVSYLLNFTDVDDKIINEANRNHEDINRLTERFIEAYKEDVGALGVKPATLHPRVTETMDDIIQFIDDLIKKGYAYESNGDVYFKTRKFEEYGKLSAQSLDELKAGARIQVGQSKEDELDFALWKAAKPGEISWSAPWGEGRPGWHIECSAMVKKHLGDTIDIHAGGQDLTFPHHENEIAQSEARNGKNFANYWLHNGYITIEDEKMSKSLGNYILARDLIEKYPPELIRFFMLSVHYRQPINFSDTLITQAKQGFDRIVNSYQNLKYRLNHAIDSKANQTYLERLKAIKGKFVQEMNDDFNTANAISVLYELVKEANLLLENAEVSKQDLEQFIALFDQLFEILGLEIANEEQLLDAEIDQLLVEREKARQEKNFKRADEIRDLLKAQSIILEDTAQGTRWRRG; this is translated from the coding sequence ATGACGATTAAGGTATACAATACTTTAACGCGCCAGAAAGAGGTTTTTAAATCAATTGAACCTAACAAGGTCAAGATGTATGTCTGTGGACCGACTGTTTATAATTATATTCATATTGGTAATGCTAGACCAGCAATAGTCTTTGACACTGTACGTCGATATTTAGAATATAAGGGCTATGAGGTTTCTTACTTATTAAACTTTACTGACGTTGATGACAAAATTATCAATGAAGCAAATCGAAATCATGAGGATATCAATCGTCTAACAGAACGCTTCATTGAAGCCTATAAAGAAGATGTTGGTGCACTAGGAGTTAAGCCTGCAACGCTACATCCAAGAGTGACAGAGACGATGGATGATATTATTCAATTCATCGATGATTTGATTAAAAAAGGCTATGCTTACGAATCAAATGGCGATGTATATTTCAAAACGCGCAAGTTTGAGGAATATGGGAAACTGTCTGCTCAATCACTAGATGAATTAAAGGCTGGTGCAAGAATTCAAGTTGGTCAGAGTAAAGAAGATGAGCTTGATTTTGCACTATGGAAGGCAGCTAAACCAGGAGAGATTTCGTGGTCTGCACCTTGGGGTGAAGGTCGCCCAGGTTGGCACATAGAATGTTCCGCAATGGTCAAAAAACATTTAGGCGATACAATTGATATTCACGCGGGAGGTCAAGATTTAACTTTCCCTCACCACGAAAATGAAATTGCACAATCAGAAGCACGAAACGGAAAGAATTTTGCAAATTATTGGCTTCATAATGGTTATATCACGATTGAAGATGAAAAGATGTCTAAATCGCTAGGTAACTACATCTTAGCAAGAGATTTAATTGAAAAATATCCGCCAGAATTAATTCGTTTCTTTATGCTTAGTGTACATTATCGCCAACCAATTAACTTTAGTGATACACTTATCACACAAGCTAAACAGGGATTTGATCGGATTGTTAATAGCTATCAAAATTTAAAATATCGATTGAATCACGCAATTGACTCTAAAGCAAATCAAACATATTTAGAACGACTTAAAGCAATTAAAGGAAAATTTGTTCAAGAGATGAACGATGATTTTAATACAGCAAATGCAATAAGTGTACTATATGAATTAGTAAAAGAAGCGAATTTATTATTAGAAAACGCAGAAGTTTCTAAGCAAGATCTGGAGCAATTTATCGCGTTATTTGATCAGCTTTTTGAAATATTAGGCTTAGAGATAGCGAACGAAGAGCAACTATTAGATGCTGAAATTGACCAGCTTTTAGTTGAGCGAGAAAAGGCACGCCAAGAGAAAAACTTTAAGCGAGCAGATGAAATTCGTGACCTATTAAAGGCTCAGTCAATTATTTTAGAAGATACTGCTCAAGGTACACGTTGGAGAAGAGGATAA
- a CDS encoding PIN/TRAM domain-containing protein, with protein MLKKVVQLFIIVAGGTLGFLYLPLLIQLISFTRGTWIDQPIVAPYIGLVLGAIILYLISFWLVDYIVYFIQYLEKYLLSAPLMDLLFGGIGLTLGLVIAYLINRPIYDINIFFVSQVIPLFIMGLFGYLGFQVGFKRRDEFINIMMVARKDKALQQSPEEETQAQVGSKPKILDTSVIIDGRIADICQTHFIEGTIIIPQFVLQELQHIADSSDALKRNRGRRGLDILNRLQKDVTDKIEMYEGDFEDTQEVDSKLVKLAKQVDGIVVTNDFNLNKVCEFQNVQVLNINDLANAVKPVVLPGELLKVQVIKDGKEHDQGVAYLDDGTMIVVEEGRNYIGEAIDVIITSVLQTSAGRMIFAKPKALEKAL; from the coding sequence ATGCTTAAAAAAGTCGTACAACTATTTATAATTGTAGCTGGAGGGACTCTTGGATTCCTTTATTTGCCCCTATTAATCCAATTGATTAGTTTTACAAGAGGAACGTGGATCGATCAACCTATTGTAGCTCCGTATATTGGTTTAGTTCTTGGTGCAATCATACTATATTTAATTTCCTTTTGGCTTGTTGATTATATCGTTTACTTTATTCAGTATTTAGAAAAGTATCTACTTAGTGCGCCTTTAATGGATCTATTATTCGGTGGTATAGGTTTAACGTTAGGTTTAGTAATTGCTTACTTAATTAATCGTCCAATCTATGATATTAATATCTTTTTCGTATCGCAGGTCATTCCTCTATTCATAATGGGTTTATTCGGCTATTTAGGTTTTCAAGTTGGATTTAAGCGACGTGATGAATTTATTAATATTATGATGGTAGCTAGGAAGGATAAGGCCTTGCAACAATCACCTGAAGAGGAGACGCAAGCTCAGGTCGGTTCAAAACCGAAGATTTTAGATACGAGCGTTATTATTGATGGGAGAATCGCAGATATATGTCAGACGCATTTTATTGAAGGGACAATAATTATTCCTCAATTTGTGTTACAAGAGCTTCAGCATATAGCAGATTCTTCTGATGCGTTAAAGCGTAATCGAGGTCGCCGAGGGTTAGATATTTTAAATCGATTGCAAAAAGATGTTACTGATAAAATTGAAATGTATGAAGGCGATTTTGAGGATACACAAGAAGTTGATAGTAAATTAGTTAAGCTTGCCAAGCAAGTTGACGGAATAGTAGTAACGAACGATTTTAATCTAAATAAAGTTTGTGAATTTCAAAATGTACAAGTTTTAAATATTAATGATTTAGCCAATGCAGTTAAGCCAGTTGTTTTACCGGGAGAATTATTGAAAGTTCAAGTGATTAAAGATGGTAAAGAGCACGATCAAGGTGTTGCTTACCTAGATGATGGTACGATGATTGTAGTTGAAGAAGGCAGGAACTATATCGGTGAAGCCATTGATGTGATCATTACGAGCGTATTACAAACATCAGCAGGTAGGATGATATTTGCCAAGCCAAAAGCACTTGAAAAAGCTTTGTAA
- the rlmB gene encoding 23S rRNA (guanosine(2251)-2'-O)-methyltransferase RlmB translates to MNEEWLIGKNPIIEAFRSGRPINKLFIGDYLKQNTIDEIQQLARKQGVQIKRVPKQKLDQLSKGKHQGLVAAVAAYEYASIDDLFARAEQRGELPFFILLDGILDPHNLGSILRTADATGVHGVIIPKNRAVGLTSVVAKTSAGAIEYVPVARVTNMAQTIEELKSRNVWVVGTEMEADKDYRELEGDIAIALVIGNEGKGISRLVLDKCDWTVNLSMKGQVSSLNASVACGVLMYEIFRKRHPLGG, encoded by the coding sequence ATGAATGAAGAATGGCTAATAGGAAAAAACCCGATTATAGAAGCATTCCGTTCAGGACGTCCAATAAATAAATTGTTTATTGGCGATTACCTTAAACAGAATACAATTGACGAAATTCAACAACTTGCAAGGAAACAAGGTGTTCAAATAAAACGTGTCCCTAAACAAAAACTCGATCAATTATCAAAAGGTAAACACCAAGGATTAGTTGCTGCAGTAGCTGCTTATGAATACGCATCTATAGACGACTTATTTGCTCGAGCAGAACAAAGAGGAGAACTACCATTCTTTATTCTGCTCGATGGTATTCTTGACCCACATAACTTAGGATCAATTTTAAGGACAGCAGATGCTACGGGTGTGCATGGAGTCATTATTCCAAAGAATCGTGCAGTTGGCTTAACAAGTGTCGTAGCAAAAACGTCAGCTGGAGCAATTGAATATGTACCAGTTGCACGAGTGACGAATATGGCACAAACAATTGAAGAATTAAAATCACGTAATGTCTGGGTTGTCGGAACAGAGATGGAAGCAGATAAAGACTATCGAGAATTAGAAGGCGATATTGCGATTGCGCTTGTCATCGGCAATGAAGGAAAAGGCATTAGTCGACTTGTTCTAGATAAGTGTGATTGGACTGTCAATTTATCAATGAAAGGTCAAGTCTCTTCGTTAAACGCATCAGTAGCTTGTGGTGTCTTAATGTATGAAATATTCCGAAAGCGTCACCCATTAGGGGGATAA
- the cysE gene encoding serine O-acetyltransferase: MLFKRMQEDIQVVFDQDPAARSYLEVIFTYSGVHAIWLHRIAHFFYRRKFFFIARVISQFSRFLTGIEIHPGAQIGRHFFIDHGMGVVIGETCEIGDYVTIYQGVTLGGTGKEKGKRHPTIKDHALIATGAKVLGSITIGKYSKIGAGSVVLKDVPDYSTVVGIPGHVVVQNGKRVSKNLDHNKLPDPIDDYIAELQEDVRKLKEELSALKGEMQDDD, translated from the coding sequence ATGTTATTTAAGCGGATGCAAGAAGATATCCAGGTTGTCTTTGATCAAGATCCAGCAGCTAGATCTTATTTAGAGGTTATTTTTACTTATTCTGGTGTTCATGCAATTTGGCTTCATCGGATTGCACATTTCTTTTATCGGAGAAAATTCTTCTTTATCGCAAGGGTAATTTCTCAATTTAGCCGATTTTTAACGGGAATAGAGATTCATCCAGGTGCACAAATTGGTCGTCACTTCTTCATTGATCATGGGATGGGTGTTGTGATTGGAGAGACATGTGAGATTGGTGATTATGTTACGATTTATCAAGGTGTGACACTTGGAGGAACAGGAAAAGAGAAAGGCAAACGCCATCCAACGATTAAAGACCATGCTTTGATTGCAACTGGAGCAAAGGTGCTTGGTTCGATAACGATAGGAAAGTATTCAAAAATTGGAGCGGGATCAGTCGTGCTTAAAGACGTCCCTGATTATTCAACTGTTGTAGGGATTCCTGGACACGTCGTTGTTCAAAATGGGAAACGCGTAAGCAAAAATCTTGATCACAATAAATTACCTGACCCAATTGATGATTATATTGCAGAATTACAAGAAGATGTGAGAAAGCTAAAGGAAGAGCTGTCTGCATTAAAAGGAGAGATGCAAGATGACGATTAA
- the gltX gene encoding glutamate--tRNA ligase: MTKEVRVRYAPSPTGHLHIGNARTALFNYLFAKHFGGQFIIRTEDTDEKRNVEGGEESQLKYLKWLGLEWDEGADIGGAYGPYRQTERLDIYQKYVDELLERNLAYKCYMTEEELEQEREEQRAKGQVPKYSGAHANLTDEQIAQFEAEGREASIRFRVPENVTYTFDDIVRGTISFESSDFGDWVIVKKNGVPTYNFAAVIDDHLMKISHVLRGEEHISNTPRQMMIYDAFGWEAPQFGHMTLILNEERKKLSKRDQHVVQFIEQYKNLGYLPEAMFNFITLLGWSPVGEEEIFTKDKLIEIFDPNRLSTSAAIFDSKKLQWMNNQYIKTLSEEEIIDLALPHLIEAGRIPADADEETKNWAINLISLYKEQLSYGAEIVDLTELFFQTKISYNEEAQAILSESQVPEVLTTFKNKLNVLENWEPQEIKAAVKATQKDTQQKGKKLFMPIRVATTGQAHGPELPNAIYLLGKETVITRLEDVLATF, from the coding sequence ATGACAAAAGAAGTTCGTGTAAGGTATGCACCGAGCCCAACAGGTCACTTGCATATTGGAAATGCTAGAACAGCATTATTTAATTATTTATTTGCTAAGCATTTTGGTGGCCAGTTTATTATTAGAACGGAAGATACGGATGAGAAACGAAATGTTGAAGGCGGAGAAGAAAGCCAACTTAAATATTTAAAATGGCTTGGTTTAGAATGGGATGAAGGCGCGGATATTGGTGGTGCATATGGACCATATCGTCAAACTGAACGACTAGATATTTATCAAAAGTATGTAGATGAATTACTTGAGCGTAATTTAGCTTATAAATGCTATATGACAGAGGAAGAACTTGAACAAGAACGCGAAGAGCAACGTGCAAAAGGCCAAGTTCCAAAATACTCTGGTGCACATGCCAACTTAACGGATGAGCAAATAGCGCAATTTGAAGCTGAAGGACGAGAGGCAAGTATAAGATTCCGAGTACCTGAGAATGTGACGTATACATTTGATGATATTGTGCGTGGTACAATCTCCTTTGAATCAAGTGATTTTGGTGACTGGGTAATTGTTAAGAAAAATGGTGTTCCAACATATAACTTTGCAGCAGTGATTGATGACCACTTGATGAAGATTAGTCATGTATTACGTGGGGAAGAACATATATCAAATACACCAAGACAAATGATGATTTATGATGCATTTGGTTGGGAAGCACCTCAATTTGGTCACATGACGCTCATTTTAAATGAGGAAAGAAAGAAACTAAGTAAGAGAGATCAACATGTTGTTCAATTTATCGAGCAATATAAAAACTTAGGTTATTTACCAGAGGCAATGTTTAACTTCATTACATTACTTGGTTGGTCACCAGTTGGTGAAGAAGAAATTTTCACTAAAGACAAGCTAATTGAGATCTTTGATCCTAATCGATTATCGACTTCTGCAGCTATCTTTGACTCTAAGAAGTTACAGTGGATGAATAACCAGTATATTAAAACTTTAAGCGAGGAAGAAATCATTGATTTAGCACTTCCACACTTAATTGAAGCGGGAAGAATTCCTGCTGATGCTGATGAAGAGACGAAGAATTGGGCAATCAATCTTATTTCACTATATAAAGAACAACTTAGCTATGGTGCGGAGATTGTTGACTTAACAGAGCTTTTCTTCCAAACGAAGATCAGTTATAATGAAGAGGCACAAGCAATATTATCAGAGTCGCAAGTACCTGAGGTATTGACTACTTTTAAAAATAAATTAAATGTACTAGAAAATTGGGAGCCACAAGAGATTAAGGCTGCAGTTAAAGCAACACAAAAAGATACACAACAAAAAGGTAAAAAGCTATTTATGCCGATTCGAGTTGCAACGACTGGTCAAGCACACGGTCCAGAATTACCTAATGCTATTTACTTATTGGGTAAGGAAACAGTGATCACTCGATTAGAAGATGTGTTAGCAACTTTTTAA